The Endozoicomonas sp. 4G DNA segment TTGTCTCTGGCTATCATTGTCCTTTATGTGGTGATGAGCTGCATTGCTGTGAGCCTTGGCGAGTCTTTATTAAACGTCAGTGTTACTGTTTTTGTGGTAGCCTGGATCTTCCAGTTTATTGGCCACAAGATAGAGGGCAAAAAGCCTTCCTTCTTCGAAGATATTCAGTTTCTGCTGATCGGGCCGCTCTGGTGTCTGAGTTTTCTTTTTAAGAAGTGGAATCTCAGGATCTTATGACAAGAACCATGAGATCGCTTGAACTATGATGTACTCTTGACTGTGAATTGTAGAGAACAAAGCCGGATAGCCAATGAAAAAACTGAAAAATGAGAACGAACTGGTCAAAGAGGCCCTGAGAGTCGGGGCTATTTATGCTCAAAAACGCAAAGCAGGTCAGTTTGAACCGACCGACTCCGCCAAGCAAAAAGTTGAATACCTCTACCGCCTGCTGGTTCATGACCAGCTGATACAACCTCTGGTGAAAGGGGAAGAGTCTGAACCCAGCATGAAGCGTAAGCTGGCGCTGTGGATATCCCGCCAACTGCCAGAGAACCATCCGCTGTTGAAATAGGTGCCCTAAAATACATGACCCTTACTCTTCGCTGCCCTGTCTGCCACGAGCTTCTGG contains these protein-coding regions:
- a CDS encoding DUF5062 family protein — encoded protein: MKKLKNENELVKEALRVGAIYAQKRKAGQFEPTDSAKQKVEYLYRLLVHDQLIQPLVKGEESEPSMKRKLALWISRQLPENHPLLK
- a CDS encoding Mpo1-like protein, which produces MKMRTLTEWLDAYAASHQNPTNKLIHWLCVPAIMFSIIGIVWSFSPVAVFVVMAATLIFYFILSLPLSLAIIVLYVVMSCIAVSLGESLLNVSVTVFVVAWIFQFIGHKIEGKKPSFFEDIQFLLIGPLWCLSFLFKKWNLRIL